Part of the Hevea brasiliensis isolate MT/VB/25A 57/8 chromosome 16, ASM3005281v1, whole genome shotgun sequence genome is shown below.
TTTTGACCTATGTCTTTTGAGCATTTTCTACTTCGCTTCAGTCAATTGGTTGAATTTAAGCAAAATGAATGTGAGTTGTAATTAACAACTTTAGAATTTTCTTTTTTCCTGTTTTGTATGAATTTTCTGTAAAGCAGAAATTTCTTCTGTTGTCTTAATGAAAGCTTGGAGTCTGTGTCAGGTTGACGGAAACTATAGGGATGCTGTCAAATTGGTTATCCATCTTAGAGAATCTGGGTTGAAGCCAGAGGTCTACTCCTGCCTAATTGCAATGACAGCTGTTGTGAAAGAGCTAAACGAATTTGCAAAAGCTTTACGCAAATTGAAAGGTTTTGCAAAGACTGGTGTGATAGCTGAACTCGATGCTGAAAATGTAAGCATTATTGAGAAATACCAGTCAGATCTTCTAGCTGATGGAGTATGTTTGTCAAGTTGGGTGATTCAGGAGGGAAGCCCTTCACTTTATGGTGTAGTTCATGAGCGGCTTCTTGCTATGTATATTTGTGCTGGTTGCGGACTAGATGCTGAAAGACAGTTGTGGGAAATGAAACTTGTCGGTAAGGAGGCTGATAGAGAcctttatgatattgttttagccATCTGTGCCTCTCAAAAGGAGGTCAGTGCAATAGCAAGATTACTTACTAGAATAGAGGTTACAACCTCTCTCCAGAAGAAAAAAACATTAACATGGTTGTTGAGAGGTTACATAAAAGGAGGACATTATGATGAGGCTGCAGAAGTGCTAATTAAAATAGTGGATTTGGGTTTATGTCCAGAATATTTAGATAGGGTGGCTGTGCTGCAGGGACTGAGAAAAAGAATCCAACAATGGGGAAATGTGGAATCTTATCTTAAGCTTTGCAAGCGTCTTTCAGATTCAAATTTGATTGGACCTTCTCTTGTATATCTGTATATAAAAAAATACAAGCTCTGGATCATGAAAATGCTTTGAACGACTCCTATAATCCTATGAAGTGCGTAGAAGTTGAACCCAGATTTTTTCCCAAAGGTCTTGTGGGTCAATAACGTATAGAATGAACATTGTTTTTCCAGGAGttttgaaatataaattttgtATAGATATGAATGGCTTCAGAGCAGTGCAGTGATATTCTGTGCTTGAGTCTCTGATGTAGATGAAATGGGGATACATATCAAGTGCTTTGTTCATGGGGTTATTTAAATACTTGTACATATGGTGGATGTTGTAAACACAATGATGGATTCTAATAACTACCATATGTTCTATGGGTATGTTATGTATATTTCATATCTTCTGATGTTTTGCATTCCCAGATGTTATACGTGTATGGACCTTTGTGTCAACTGCCTATTTAAGATTCTTCATTTCTGGTTAGGTGGAAGAACCTAAATTTGCTCCTTTAGGTTTTGATCTTTATCACCAAATTTGTGCATTTGCACATCTTTTTAAAGTTTTCTCATGTTTAAACTTGTGTT
Proteins encoded:
- the LOC131174460 gene encoding pentatricopeptide repeat-containing protein At2g30100, chloroplastic-like, producing the protein MASANSLASLTKISPFFSPQRRYQLIIPQFGQYWSVKPCTWVSTTICNNRSPKSANFVVPKPSKGRIREFRLFRSVELDHYITSDDEDEMSEGFFEAIEELERMTREPSDILEEMNDRLSARELQLVLVYFSQEGRDSWCALEVFEWLRKENRVDKETMDLMVSIMCSWIKKLIEGDHDIGDVVDLLVDMDCVGLKPSFSMIEKVISLYWEMGRKERAVSFVKEVLRRGIAYSKDDGEGQKGGPTGYLAWKMMVDGNYRDAVKLVIHLRESGLKPEVYSCLIAMTAVVKELNEFAKALRKLKGFAKTGVIAELDAENVSIIEKYQSDLLADGVCLSSWVIQEGSPSLYGVVHERLLAMYICAGCGLDAERQLWEMKLVGKEADRDLYDIVLAICASQKEVSAIARLLTRIEVTTSLQKKKTLTWLLRGYIKGGHYDEAAEVLIKIVDLGLCPEYLDRVAVLQGLRKRIQQWGNVESYLKLCKRLSDSNLIGPSLVYLYIKKYKLWIMKML